In Drosophila simulans strain w501 chromosome 3R, Prin_Dsim_3.1, whole genome shotgun sequence, a single window of DNA contains:
- the LOC6727897 gene encoding uncharacterized protein LOC6727897 isoform X2 — MKADNFFKYGAPLYQPKNTNRSHSHSQNQPQAHTGNIGHLTSSPLLTSDDLRHLTQQRSTGYSDRESIASVSSAGGRIKRRSRNFPMKSSKGGITKKSKTMDYTNYAYNEAVGRLKVMLADNSYVAPKLGGGVSSYLRNLNEDSGDNFSDNLSVIERPVFSDISKYLSPSQKSRISSYRPKKSYASGYLSASKENLASTPSLYPSASVPSAPLPADSVPAPVEIFSFIEKQEDYIEQLEKESKYCRNELTNLLGKVKDVINENEQLTENARSELVGLGSGNSKHPIATTSPSSDSDEHLMFASGRKTPSTPRKGASKGQVQSPRYASAPNIVYEARISELEAELMQASIDLRRLRTENEELKRKLSHTDPLTTVATLSGGSNCELHRKQLESLQQDKQTLEESVRHLQRLLDEAKAQGQGSASSKRYINDLMQMERSQAELEVRHLRDELDRQHERVRELQHEMARRLAEERASAERRYNSQVDQLGGDLSCQWEQVSKLQLELERQKRYETDLKRDVASRNSQIEELKMELRANRTTFLADMAQVNAEKQSLEQDITSLRLQLDRAGREAKTEAARLNAEINSLRQRLDRGDADLLHSKREVLRLNDEIANLEKELAYGELKNEIRPTKKDLDKRISELQDKHEPICDLVMPTTTSEPLTPTTISAPTALKESANEFTLPPDLELTDYPGDATVDVAAATTADAVAGDGDEILQNIIRSNERLAKELAKMPPLPTISSYKKSRTRAEAPTPIAAASATAATPASSKIKCFCPSFMRHRHEHEHIHTLRRRSSGSNISSETNVACCRSSRNNSRATAATATSASPTAATSFSQARTQSTHSKSMKCHGHESTLDTHHQHEHHRTTSSSSSTTAEPHHHPGCCHPCKTDPLPWLQQHLVLNQILSSSATACQPTCQVQHLTVDADSMAATSADATSSTACRGPGSNALSASIKPKLYFEQLLRRDGCHKKPRPPVKVDVNVRLVPKQPKPKVTRSLNETFVKEVDEVAQAMNETFVKETSPELARIDEQLAELESNREREDHEDNEEVDEETEEQEQATKL, encoded by the exons ATGAAAGCAGACAACTTCTTCAAGTACGGCGCCCCTTTGTACCAACCGAAAAATACCAACCGGagccactcgcactcgcagAACCAACCGCAAGCCCACACCGGCAACATCGGCCATCTGACATCGTCGCCGCTTCTGACGAGCGACGACCTGCGTCATCTCACCCAGCAGCGGTCCACCGGATACTCGGACAGGGAGAGCATCGCCAGCGTCAGCAGTGCGGGTGGCCGGATTAAGAGGCGATCGAG AAACTTTCCGATGAAGTCTTCGAAGGGAGGCATCACCAAGAAGAGCAAGACCATGGATTACACCAACTACGCCTATAATGAGGCAGTGGGTCGCCTCAAGGTAATGCTGGCCGACAACTCCTACGTGGCACCCAAACTGGGAGGAGGAGTGTCTTCCTATTTGCGCAACCTCAACGAGGATTCCGGGGACAACTTCTCTGACAACCTATCG GTAATTGAGCGACCCGTCTTCTCGGACATTTCCAAGTACTTGTCGCCCAGCCAGAAGTCACGGATCAGCTCCTATCGCCCCAAGAAGAGCTACGCCTCGGGATATCTCTCGGCTTCCAAGGAGAATCTAGCTTCCACTCCTTCGCTTTACCCGAGCGCCTCAGTTCCGTCTGCTCCTCTTCCCGCGGACAGTGTCCCGGCTCCTGTGGAGATCTTCAGCTTTATCGAAAAGCAGGAGGACTACATCGAACAGCTGGAAAAGGAATCCAAGTACTGTCGCAACGAGCTGACCAATCTGTTGGGTAAAGTGAAGGATGTGATCAATGAAAATGAGCAGTTGACGGAGAATGCTCGCTCTGAGTTGGTGGGTCTTGGTTCGGGAAATTCCAAGCATCCAATTGCCACCACTAGTCCTTCCTCGGACAGTGACGAGCACTTGATGTTCGCCAGTGGACGTAAGACCCCGTCGACGCCGAGAAAAGGTGCCTCCAAGGGTCAGGTGCAAAGTCCTCGTTATGCAAGTGCTCCCAATATTGTTTACGAGGCCAGGATCAGCGAACTGGAAGCCGAACTGATGCAGGCCAGCATCGATCTGAGACGTCTGCGTACCGAGAACGAGGAGCTAAAGCGGAAACTGAGTCACACGGATCCCCTAACCACTGTGGCCACCTTGTCCGGAGGGTCCAACTGTGAATTGCATCGCAAGCAGCTGGAAAGCCTACAGCAGGACAAGCAAACTCTGGAGGAAAGTGTTCGCCACTTGCAGAGACTTCTGGACGAGGCAAAGGCCCAGGGACAGGGTAGCGCTTCGTCCAAGCGATATATCAACGACTTGATGCAGATGGAGCGCTCCCAGGCCGAGCTGGAGGTTCGCCACCTCCGGGATGAACTAGATCGCCAGCACGAGCGGGTTAGGGAGCTGCAGCACGAGATGGCCAGACGGTTGGCCGAGGAGCGGGCCAGTGCCGAAAGGCGCTACAACAGCCAGGTGGATCAACTGGGCGGAGATCTGAGTTGCCAATGGGAGCAGGTGTCCAAGCTCCAGTTGGAACTGGAGCGTCAGAAACGCTATGAAACTGATCTTAAGCGGGATGTGGCCAGTCGAAATTCGCAGATCGAAGAGCTAAAAATGGAACTGAGAGCCAATAGGACCACCTTCCTGGCGGACATGGCGCAGGTGAATGCAGAGAAGCAATCTCTGGAGCAGGACATCACCTCGCTGCGCCTTCAATTGGATCGGGCTGGCAGGGAGGCCAAAACGGAGGCAGCTCGTCTTAATGCAGAAATAAATTCGCTGAGGCAGCGCCTTGATCGCGGGGATgctgatcttctgcactccAAGCGAGAGGTACTGCGGCTCAATGATGAGATAGCCAATCTCGAAAAGGAG CTTGCTTATGGGGAGCTAAAGAACGAGATACGACCCACCAAAAAGGATCTGGACAAGAGGATCTCCGAGTTGCAGGATAAGCATG AACCAATTTGCGATCTTGTgatgccaacaacaacaagcgagCCCTTGACCCCAACAACAATATCAGCTCCTACAGCACTAAAAGAAAGCGCAAACGAGTTCACTTTGCCGCCTGATCTGGAACTGACCGATTATCCAGGAGATGCGACTGTTGATGTCGCTGCTGCCACAACTGCGGATGCTGTTGCCGGCGATGGCGATGAGATCCTGCAGAACATAATCAGAAGCAATGAGCGGCTGGCCAAGGAGTTGGCAAAGATGCCGCCGCTTCCCACTATCTCCAGCTACAAGAAGTCCAGAACCAGAGCAGAGGCACCAACGCcaatagcagcagcatctgcaacagcagcgacaCCAGCGTCATCCAAGATCAAATGCTTTTGCCCCAGTTTCATGCGACACAGACACGAGCATGAGCACATTCATACGTTGCGCAgacgcagcagcggcagcaacatcagcagcgaGACGaatgttgcatgttgccgCAGTAGtcgcaacaacagcagggcaacagcagcaacagcaacatcagcatcgccaacagcagcaacatcgttCAGCCAAGCGCGTACACAATCCACGCACAGCAAGAGCATGAAATGTCACGGACACGAATCCACCCTAGACACGCACCACCAGCACGAGCACCACCGCaccacaagcagcagcagcagcaccaccgccGAGCCGCATCATCATCCTGGCTGCTGCCATCCATGCAAAACGGATCCGTTGCCTTGGCTGCAACAGCATTTAGTTTTGAACCAGATCCTCAGTAGTAGTGCCACCGCCTGCCAGCCCACGTGTCAAGTGCAACACTTGACGGTGGATGCTGATAGTATGGCAGCCACATCGGCAGATGCCACATCCTCCACTGCCTGCAGAGGTCCTGGCAGCAATGCTCTGAGCGCCAGCATCAAGCCCAAGTTGTACTttgagcagctgctgcggcgggACGGCTGCCACAAGAAGCCGCGTCCGCCCGTCAAAGTGGACGTCAATGTGCGACTGGTGCCCAAGCAGCCCAAGCCGAAGGTCACTCGCTCCCTGAACGAGACGTTCGTCAAGGAGGTGGACGAGGTGGCGCAGGCGATGAACGAAACCTTTGTGAAGGAGACGTCGCCGGAGCTGGCTCGGATCGATGAGCAGCTGGCGGAGCTGGAGAGCAATCGAGAGCGCGAGGATCACGAGGATAACGAGGAGGTGGACGAGGAgacggaggagcaggagcaggccaCCAAGCTTTGA
- the LOC6727897 gene encoding serologically defined colon cancer antigen 8 homolog isoform X4 yields the protein MKADNFFKYGAPLYQPKNTNRSHSHSQNQPQAHTGNIGHLTSSPLLTSDDLRHLTQQRSTGYSDRESIASVSSAGGRIKRRSRNFPMKSSKGGITKKSKTMDYTNYAYNEAVGRLKVMLADNSYVAPKLGGGVSSYLRNLNEDSGDNFSDNLSVIERPVFSDISKYLSPSQKSRISSYRPKKSYASGYLSASKENLASTPSLYPSASVPSAPLPADSVPAPVEIFSFIEKQEDYIEQLEKESKYCRNELTNLLGKVKDVINENEQLTENARSELVGLGSGNSKHPIATTSPSSDSDEHLMFASGRKTPSTPRKGASKGQVQSPRYASAPNIVYEARISELEAELMQASIDLRRLRTENEELKRKLSHTDPLTTVATLSGGSNCELHRKQLESLQQDKQTLEESVRHLQRLLDEAKAQGQGSASSKRYINDLMQMERSQAELEVRHLRDELDRQHERVRELQHEMARRLAEERASAERRYNSQVDQLGGDLSCQWEQVSKLQLELERQKRYETDLKRDVASRNSQIEELKMELRANRTTFLADMAQVNAEKQSLEQDITSLRLQLDRAGREAKTEAARLNAEINSLRQRLDRGDADLLHSKREVLRLNDEIANLEKELAYGELKNEIRPTKKDLDKRISELQDKHA from the exons ATGAAAGCAGACAACTTCTTCAAGTACGGCGCCCCTTTGTACCAACCGAAAAATACCAACCGGagccactcgcactcgcagAACCAACCGCAAGCCCACACCGGCAACATCGGCCATCTGACATCGTCGCCGCTTCTGACGAGCGACGACCTGCGTCATCTCACCCAGCAGCGGTCCACCGGATACTCGGACAGGGAGAGCATCGCCAGCGTCAGCAGTGCGGGTGGCCGGATTAAGAGGCGATCGAG AAACTTTCCGATGAAGTCTTCGAAGGGAGGCATCACCAAGAAGAGCAAGACCATGGATTACACCAACTACGCCTATAATGAGGCAGTGGGTCGCCTCAAGGTAATGCTGGCCGACAACTCCTACGTGGCACCCAAACTGGGAGGAGGAGTGTCTTCCTATTTGCGCAACCTCAACGAGGATTCCGGGGACAACTTCTCTGACAACCTATCG GTAATTGAGCGACCCGTCTTCTCGGACATTTCCAAGTACTTGTCGCCCAGCCAGAAGTCACGGATCAGCTCCTATCGCCCCAAGAAGAGCTACGCCTCGGGATATCTCTCGGCTTCCAAGGAGAATCTAGCTTCCACTCCTTCGCTTTACCCGAGCGCCTCAGTTCCGTCTGCTCCTCTTCCCGCGGACAGTGTCCCGGCTCCTGTGGAGATCTTCAGCTTTATCGAAAAGCAGGAGGACTACATCGAACAGCTGGAAAAGGAATCCAAGTACTGTCGCAACGAGCTGACCAATCTGTTGGGTAAAGTGAAGGATGTGATCAATGAAAATGAGCAGTTGACGGAGAATGCTCGCTCTGAGTTGGTGGGTCTTGGTTCGGGAAATTCCAAGCATCCAATTGCCACCACTAGTCCTTCCTCGGACAGTGACGAGCACTTGATGTTCGCCAGTGGACGTAAGACCCCGTCGACGCCGAGAAAAGGTGCCTCCAAGGGTCAGGTGCAAAGTCCTCGTTATGCAAGTGCTCCCAATATTGTTTACGAGGCCAGGATCAGCGAACTGGAAGCCGAACTGATGCAGGCCAGCATCGATCTGAGACGTCTGCGTACCGAGAACGAGGAGCTAAAGCGGAAACTGAGTCACACGGATCCCCTAACCACTGTGGCCACCTTGTCCGGAGGGTCCAACTGTGAATTGCATCGCAAGCAGCTGGAAAGCCTACAGCAGGACAAGCAAACTCTGGAGGAAAGTGTTCGCCACTTGCAGAGACTTCTGGACGAGGCAAAGGCCCAGGGACAGGGTAGCGCTTCGTCCAAGCGATATATCAACGACTTGATGCAGATGGAGCGCTCCCAGGCCGAGCTGGAGGTTCGCCACCTCCGGGATGAACTAGATCGCCAGCACGAGCGGGTTAGGGAGCTGCAGCACGAGATGGCCAGACGGTTGGCCGAGGAGCGGGCCAGTGCCGAAAGGCGCTACAACAGCCAGGTGGATCAACTGGGCGGAGATCTGAGTTGCCAATGGGAGCAGGTGTCCAAGCTCCAGTTGGAACTGGAGCGTCAGAAACGCTATGAAACTGATCTTAAGCGGGATGTGGCCAGTCGAAATTCGCAGATCGAAGAGCTAAAAATGGAACTGAGAGCCAATAGGACCACCTTCCTGGCGGACATGGCGCAGGTGAATGCAGAGAAGCAATCTCTGGAGCAGGACATCACCTCGCTGCGCCTTCAATTGGATCGGGCTGGCAGGGAGGCCAAAACGGAGGCAGCTCGTCTTAATGCAGAAATAAATTCGCTGAGGCAGCGCCTTGATCGCGGGGATgctgatcttctgcactccAAGCGAGAGGTACTGCGGCTCAATGATGAGATAGCCAATCTCGAAAAGGAG CTTGCTTATGGGGAGCTAAAGAACGAGATACGACCCACCAAAAAGGATCTGGACAAGAGGATCTCCGAGTTGCAGGATAAGCATG CTTGA
- the LOC6727897 gene encoding serologically defined colon cancer antigen 8 homolog isoform X3, whose amino-acid sequence MKADNFFKYGAPLYQPKNTNRSHSHSQNQPQAHTGNIGHLTSSPLLTSDDLRHLTQQRSTGYSDRESIASVSSAGGRIKRRSRNFPMKSSKGGITKKSKTMDYTNYAYNEAVGRLKVMLADNSYVAPKLGGGVSSYLRNLNEDSGDNFSDNLSVIERPVFSDISKYLSPSQKSRISSYRPKKSYASGYLSASKENLASTPSLYPSASVPSAPLPADSVPAPVEIFSFIEKQEDYIEQLEKESKYCRNELTNLLGKVKDVINENEQLTENARSELVGLGSGNSKHPIATTSPSSDSDEHLMFASGRKTPSTPRKGASKGQVQSPRYASAPNIVYEARISELEAELMQASIDLRRLRTENEELKRKLSHTDPLTTVATLSGGSNCELHRKQLESLQQDKQTLEESVRHLQRLLDEAKAQGQGSASSKRYINDLMQMERSQAELEVRHLRDELDRQHERVRELQHEMARRLAEERASAERRYNSQVDQLGGDLSCQWEQVSKLQLELERQKRYETDLKRDVASRNSQIEELKMELRANRTTFLADMAQVNAEKQSLEQDITSLRLQLDRAGREAKTEAARLNAEINSLRQRLDRGDADLLHSKREVLRLNDEIANLEKELAYGELKNEIRPTKKDLDKRISELQDKHAGTVNELEEMITSQKQLMDKLTNECKTLTGKLEDTTYKHKTNLRSCDANNNKRALDPNNNISSYSTKRKRKRVHFAA is encoded by the exons ATGAAAGCAGACAACTTCTTCAAGTACGGCGCCCCTTTGTACCAACCGAAAAATACCAACCGGagccactcgcactcgcagAACCAACCGCAAGCCCACACCGGCAACATCGGCCATCTGACATCGTCGCCGCTTCTGACGAGCGACGACCTGCGTCATCTCACCCAGCAGCGGTCCACCGGATACTCGGACAGGGAGAGCATCGCCAGCGTCAGCAGTGCGGGTGGCCGGATTAAGAGGCGATCGAG AAACTTTCCGATGAAGTCTTCGAAGGGAGGCATCACCAAGAAGAGCAAGACCATGGATTACACCAACTACGCCTATAATGAGGCAGTGGGTCGCCTCAAGGTAATGCTGGCCGACAACTCCTACGTGGCACCCAAACTGGGAGGAGGAGTGTCTTCCTATTTGCGCAACCTCAACGAGGATTCCGGGGACAACTTCTCTGACAACCTATCG GTAATTGAGCGACCCGTCTTCTCGGACATTTCCAAGTACTTGTCGCCCAGCCAGAAGTCACGGATCAGCTCCTATCGCCCCAAGAAGAGCTACGCCTCGGGATATCTCTCGGCTTCCAAGGAGAATCTAGCTTCCACTCCTTCGCTTTACCCGAGCGCCTCAGTTCCGTCTGCTCCTCTTCCCGCGGACAGTGTCCCGGCTCCTGTGGAGATCTTCAGCTTTATCGAAAAGCAGGAGGACTACATCGAACAGCTGGAAAAGGAATCCAAGTACTGTCGCAACGAGCTGACCAATCTGTTGGGTAAAGTGAAGGATGTGATCAATGAAAATGAGCAGTTGACGGAGAATGCTCGCTCTGAGTTGGTGGGTCTTGGTTCGGGAAATTCCAAGCATCCAATTGCCACCACTAGTCCTTCCTCGGACAGTGACGAGCACTTGATGTTCGCCAGTGGACGTAAGACCCCGTCGACGCCGAGAAAAGGTGCCTCCAAGGGTCAGGTGCAAAGTCCTCGTTATGCAAGTGCTCCCAATATTGTTTACGAGGCCAGGATCAGCGAACTGGAAGCCGAACTGATGCAGGCCAGCATCGATCTGAGACGTCTGCGTACCGAGAACGAGGAGCTAAAGCGGAAACTGAGTCACACGGATCCCCTAACCACTGTGGCCACCTTGTCCGGAGGGTCCAACTGTGAATTGCATCGCAAGCAGCTGGAAAGCCTACAGCAGGACAAGCAAACTCTGGAGGAAAGTGTTCGCCACTTGCAGAGACTTCTGGACGAGGCAAAGGCCCAGGGACAGGGTAGCGCTTCGTCCAAGCGATATATCAACGACTTGATGCAGATGGAGCGCTCCCAGGCCGAGCTGGAGGTTCGCCACCTCCGGGATGAACTAGATCGCCAGCACGAGCGGGTTAGGGAGCTGCAGCACGAGATGGCCAGACGGTTGGCCGAGGAGCGGGCCAGTGCCGAAAGGCGCTACAACAGCCAGGTGGATCAACTGGGCGGAGATCTGAGTTGCCAATGGGAGCAGGTGTCCAAGCTCCAGTTGGAACTGGAGCGTCAGAAACGCTATGAAACTGATCTTAAGCGGGATGTGGCCAGTCGAAATTCGCAGATCGAAGAGCTAAAAATGGAACTGAGAGCCAATAGGACCACCTTCCTGGCGGACATGGCGCAGGTGAATGCAGAGAAGCAATCTCTGGAGCAGGACATCACCTCGCTGCGCCTTCAATTGGATCGGGCTGGCAGGGAGGCCAAAACGGAGGCAGCTCGTCTTAATGCAGAAATAAATTCGCTGAGGCAGCGCCTTGATCGCGGGGATgctgatcttctgcactccAAGCGAGAGGTACTGCGGCTCAATGATGAGATAGCCAATCTCGAAAAGGAG CTTGCTTATGGGGAGCTAAAGAACGAGATACGACCCACCAAAAAGGATCTGGACAAGAGGATCTCCGAGTTGCAGGATAAGCATG CGGGAACGGTAAATGAGCTTGAGGAAATGATAACATCTCAGAAGCAACTCATGGATAAACTGACCAACGAGTGTAAGACCTTAACGGGCAAATTAGAGGACACGACCTACAAGCACAA AACCAATTTGCGATCTTGTgatgccaacaacaacaagcgagCCCTTGACCCCAACAACAATATCAGCTCCTACAGCACTAAAAGAAAGCGCAAACGAGTTCACTTTGCCGCCTGA